TCTACACACGTTTGACTGTAAAGTGAGTTTGGAAGAAAAGTTGGACTTTTCAATCATCTTGGGTGTTCACGTGACCCAGGATGACATATACTCATTTCTACTTGCTCCAAACACATCCTAACAAACTCCCCCACTTCACCCCACGCCATCCCCAATTTCTCCCACCATTCATACCGACACCACCACTCCACCATTACCACCACCAATTATGCCGCCGGAACTCCCCTGTTTCTTCCTCCTCTTCCTTATCCTCTGTTTTTCCAACACCGCTTCGTCAGACGAGCTTGACTCCCTCCTCACCCTcaaatccactctcaaatcctCCAATCCCAACCTCTTTTCTACATGGATCCCCTCCAACCCCACCTGTGATTTCACCGGCGTTTCCTGCAACACAGCCCGAAACGTAACCGAAATCGATCTCTCAAAACAGGGCTTATCAGGTACCCTCCCATTCAAAGCCATCTGCTCCCTCCCTTCCCTACAAAAACTCGCTTTCGGGTTCAATTTTCTCTCTGGAACCATCTCCTCCCAACTCCTAAACTGCAGAAATCTTCGTTACTTAGACTTGGGTAACAACCAATTTACTGGCTCATTTCCAAACCTTTCACCTTTATCCAAATTAGAGTACTTGTACTTGAATTTGAGTGGTTTTTCTGGGATTTTCCCATGGAATTCTCTCTCAAATATGACTGGCCTTATTCATCTCAGCCTCGGCGACAACCCTTTCGACACCGCTCCGTTTCCGAAACAGATAACCGAGTTGAAGAAATTGACTATGCTATATTTGACAAACTCCAGCATTTCAGGGTCAATTCCACCTGAAATTGGAAACTTGTCTGAAATGAGCAGTCTCGAATTATCTGATAATTTTTTATCTGGGTCAATTCCAGTTGAGATCACTAAGCTCGAGAAACTATGGCAGCTTGAGCTATACAATAACTATCTCACCGGAGTTATCCCGGTCGGGTTTCGAAACTTGTCCAGTTTGCTGAGGTTTGATGCTTCTAACAATAGCTTAGGAGGGGACTTATCTGAGCTTAAGTTCTTGAACCAGCTTGTTTGGATTCAGCTCTACCAGAATAATCTCTCCGGCGAAGTTCCGGCAGAGTTTGGAGATTTTAGGAATTTGGTGAATTTATCTTTGTATAGCAATAACCTGACTGGAGAACTTCCCCAGAAGCTCGGGTCGTGGGCTGAGTTTGATTTCATCGATGTGTCGACAAATTCACTTTCTGGTCCTATCCCCCCTGATATGTGTAAAAAAGGGACTATGAAAAAGCTTTTGATTTTGGAGAACAAATTTTCCGGCGAGATTCCGGCAAGTTATGCCAACTGTACGACGTTGACTCGTTTCCGTGTCAGTGATAACTTGCTCACTGGAGATGTTCCCGCCGGAATTTGGGGGCTGCCCAATGTGAATATTATTGATATCGCTGATAATCAGCTCCGAGGTTCCATCACCTCGCATATCGCAAAAGCTAAGAATTTGGTACAAATTTATGCTTCCAACAATGATCTATCTGGTTATATTCCCGAGGAAATCTCGGGCGCTTCGTCGTTGCTGTTGATCGATTTAAGTGAAAACAAACTCGTAGGTAAAGTACCTGAAAGTATTGGTAAGCTGAAGATGTTAAACAACCTCTACTTACAAAACAATCAGCTTTCTGGTAATATCCCTACTTCTCTTGGGGAATGCCTTCATCTTAATGACGTTAATTTAGCTGAAAATGCATTTTCTGGTGAGATTCCTAAAAGTTTAGGTTCTTTGCCTACTttgaattccttgaatttgtcacaAAATGACTTGTCTGGTCTA
This Spinacia oleracea cultivar Varoflay chromosome 6, BTI_SOV_V1, whole genome shotgun sequence DNA region includes the following protein-coding sequences:
- the LOC110787442 gene encoding receptor-like protein kinase 7, whose product is MPPELPCFFLLFLILCFSNTASSDELDSLLTLKSTLKSSNPNLFSTWIPSNPTCDFTGVSCNTARNVTEIDLSKQGLSGTLPFKAICSLPSLQKLAFGFNFLSGTISSQLLNCRNLRYLDLGNNQFTGSFPNLSPLSKLEYLYLNLSGFSGIFPWNSLSNMTGLIHLSLGDNPFDTAPFPKQITELKKLTMLYLTNSSISGSIPPEIGNLSEMSSLELSDNFLSGSIPVEITKLEKLWQLELYNNYLTGVIPVGFRNLSSLLRFDASNNSLGGDLSELKFLNQLVWIQLYQNNLSGEVPAEFGDFRNLVNLSLYSNNLTGELPQKLGSWAEFDFIDVSTNSLSGPIPPDMCKKGTMKKLLILENKFSGEIPASYANCTTLTRFRVSDNLLTGDVPAGIWGLPNVNIIDIADNQLRGSITSHIAKAKNLVQIYASNNDLSGYIPEEISGASSLLLIDLSENKLVGKVPESIGKLKMLNNLYLQNNQLSGNIPTSLGECLHLNDVNLAENAFSGEIPKSLGSLPTLNSLNLSQNDLSGLIPNTLSSLKLSNLDLSYNKLSGPIPKSLSMGAFKGNDHLCSSDIKSFRECSSRSRDYHTFVICLVLGLAILVALSGCYLYTKLSGGRKDKEGSFSLKDDYSWNMKSYHVLTFSEEEVLDSIKPENLIGKGGCGSVYKVDLKDGKELAVKHIWNFDFSDDPKKNRPSTPMLDKKYGSSRRVKEFDMEVKTLSSIRHINVVKLYCSITSEDSSLLVYEFLPNGSLWDRLHSSKKLTLDWQSRYDIALGAAKGLEYLHHGYERPIIHRDVKSSNILLDEFLKPRIADFGLAKIPQVNATNCDSTHVIAGTHGYIAPEYGYTYKVNEKSDVYSFGVVLMELVTGKRPIEPEFGESKDIVSWVSSKLKNRESVLSIIDSSIITPLKEEAIKILKIAILCTARLPELRPTMRSVVQMLEEAEPCQLVSIVVAKDGAKKIEENKEKF